A stretch of DNA from Variovorax paradoxus:
GCTTCCATGAGCGCATAGGCGATCCACAGGTCGGCGTCGGAGGCGGCGTTCGCATCGAGCACGCCCCAGCCGCCGTCTGCTTTCTTGCCCCACTGCCAGGCCGGCAGCTGGGTGGCCAGGCTGCCTTGCGCGAGGTTGGCTTCGGTCCAGGCGAGCACGCGCGCGAAGGTCGGCTTGTCGTTGTGAACGAGCGCGAAGAACAGGCTGTACGACTGGCCTTCGGAGGTCGATTGCTGCTGCGGCGTGTGGAAGTCGATCACGCGCCCGTCGCGCTGGATATGCCGCGCGGCGAAGGTGGCCCAGTCGGAGGCGGGATGGCACGGTGCGGCGGCCGGCGCTGCCGAGGCGGCGCGCGAGGCGGCCCAGCCCAGCGCGGCTGCCGCGAGCAGGGGGCGTCGGCCGATGTGCGAGGGGGATGGCGGTGCGGTGCGTGTCATGGGCAACCTCCTCAATGCAAACGGCGCCGCGCCCGCAACTGCAGGCTGGCAAACGCCACCGCCGCGGTCAGCAAGGCCAGCGCCACGACCAGCCCGGCGAGCAGCAGCGGGCTGCGCGACAGGTTCCATTTCAGCCAGGCGATCGGCGGCAGGCTGCCCACGTAGTAGGTGTCCTGGCCGAGCACGCTGTGCACCTGCGCGTCGCGCACGATGGTCATGCTGCCCTGCACGCGCTTGAGCAGGTCGGGCGTCATCAGCGCAGCCAGCAGGGCTTCTTTCGAGGCCGCGCTGGTGACGGCGGCGACCACGCTGCGCCCACTGCGCAGCGGCGACTCGAAGCCCGCCAGCACCGCGTCGCGGCCGTCGTCGCTCATGGCGATCTGCATCGCGCCGGGCAGGTCTTCGCGCTGGCGCGCCCCGATGACGAAGTCGACGGCGGTGTCCAGCCAGCTGTTGAGTTTCAGCTGCGGCGACGTGCCGTTGCGCTGCAGCGGCATGTGGGCGGACCACTGCGCGAACAGCGGCTGGTTCTGCAGGTTGCCGATCACCAGCAGGTCCTTGTCGGCCCACTGCGCAACCTCTGCCGGGCGCCCGACCTTCACGCGCAGCGCGGGGTAGCCGGTGGCATGCCCGATCTGCCCGAGCAGGCCCAGGTAGGTTTCGGTGTCGGCGGCGTCGGGCGCGTTCGGCAGGATGACGGCCGTTTCCGAAAGGTCGGCCATGCGCGAGAACGGAAAGCCGCCGTTGGCGTAAGCCGCCAGGTCGGGCATCGCGATGTAGTGCGCAAAGCCCGACACGTCGATGGTCGAGGTCGGGTCGATCGCGCCGCGCACGTTGTCCAGCAGCGGCTGGCACCGACCGCCCGAGGGTTCGAAGTAGTAGTGCAAACGCAGCTGGCTGCGCGGGCCCAAGGCCAGCGGCGGCAGCATGACCTGCCGGTTTTCGGCCACCGTGCCGTCGGGCATGACCTTCACGGCCAGCGGGTTCCACCAGCGGTCGCCGGCCGGGTTGGCCGCGCGCAGCGGCAGTGCGCCGATGAAGTTGTTGTCGACGTTCACGTTGAGCGTCGACTGGTCGGGCCGCACGCGCGGCGTGTAGCGGTACTGCAGGTCGAGCGGAATGCCGCGGCTGCGCCAGGTGAAGAGGTCGGGCGGCAGCTGCAGGTTCACGCGCACCACGTCGGGCGTGTAGCCCGACACCGAGAGGTCGGCGGCGGCGGTGAGTTCGCCCAGCTGCAGCGGACGGTCGCTCGGCACCCAGCGCGGTGCGTCGTAGGGCTTGCGCGGCGGCGGCTCCTGGAACGCGCTGATGCCGGTGCGTTCGCCCGAGAACGCGCGGCTGTTCAGCGCCAGCGCCGCCGCGGCGGTGCGCAGCTCGGCGGCGTCGCGGCCCATCACCAGCAGCAGCTTCGACGCCGCGTCCTGCGGGTGGTCGACCACCGCCAGCGCCGGGCCCTGCACGGCCGGCAGCGCGAGGTTGGCGATGCGCGTGTCGGGCAGCACGAAGACCACGGCGTGCCCGGCCGGCAGTTCGCCGCGCGTCACCGGGAAGGTGGCGCCGCGGTAGTCGGCGAGTGCGCCGAACCAGGACGACACGATGCCGGCCGCCTCGAGCAACGGCGGCGATTCGGCGTCCCCGAACACGAACGGAATGCGCGCGCGCCGCACGTCGCGTCGGTCGAAGAAGGGCTGCGGCAGCGTGGCCAGGTCGCTCGTGAGCTTGAGCGGCGACACATTCAGCCGCAGCGTGCTCGACGCATCGATGCGCGCCCACAGGCTGGTGTGGGCCGGGTCTTCGCATTCGCGCGTGTAGTGCCCGACCAGCTCCACGTTGATGCGGTTGAACTCGGTGATCAGGCGCCGGTCGATCGGGATGTCCTGCGTCTGGGGCTTGCCGGCCTCGGCGCGGCTCACCGGCAGCGTGGCGACGAGCACGTCGTTCACCGTGACCTTCAGGTGCGAGAGCTCGGGGATGAGCGACGGCGAGTAGGCGTAGTTGAGCTTGAGCGACGCGGCGGTGACCAGCTCGTCGGCGCGCACGTTGAACGGAATGCCCACGGTGCCGCTGATGCCGCGCAGCTGCACGGCGTAGTCGATGCCCAG
This window harbors:
- the bcsB gene encoding cellulose biosynthesis cyclic di-GMP-binding regulatory protein BcsB, with the translated sequence MTTSLHVPGGMATLPRPASRRGATLVALALAAAASGGAWAQPQQPQAPSPAPARPATPVATAAAPGGAVRELNLTQLGIDYAVQLRGISGTVGIPFNVRADELVTAASLKLNYAYSPSLIPELSHLKVTVNDVLVATLPVSRAEAGKPQTQDIPIDRRLITEFNRINVELVGHYTRECEDPAHTSLWARIDASSTLRLNVSPLKLTSDLATLPQPFFDRRDVRRARIPFVFGDAESPPLLEAAGIVSSWFGALADYRGATFPVTRGELPAGHAVVFVLPDTRIANLALPAVQGPALAVVDHPQDAASKLLLVMGRDAAELRTAAAALALNSRAFSGERTGISAFQEPPPRKPYDAPRWVPSDRPLQLGELTAAADLSVSGYTPDVVRVNLQLPPDLFTWRSRGIPLDLQYRYTPRVRPDQSTLNVNVDNNFIGALPLRAANPAGDRWWNPLAVKVMPDGTVAENRQVMLPPLALGPRSQLRLHYYFEPSGGRCQPLLDNVRGAIDPTSTIDVSGFAHYIAMPDLAAYANGGFPFSRMADLSETAVILPNAPDAADTETYLGLLGQIGHATGYPALRVKVGRPAEVAQWADKDLLVIGNLQNQPLFAQWSAHMPLQRNGTSPQLKLNSWLDTAVDFVIGARQREDLPGAMQIAMSDDGRDAVLAGFESPLRSGRSVVAAVTSAASKEALLAALMTPDLLKRVQGSMTIVRDAQVHSVLGQDTYYVGSLPPIAWLKWNLSRSPLLLAGLVVALALLTAAVAFASLQLRARRRLH